One Pyrus communis chromosome 13, drPyrComm1.1, whole genome shotgun sequence genomic window carries:
- the LOC137712407 gene encoding uncharacterized protein, producing MEDSGAILCQISTYKDMLDQVNEEIEANIQITREIESEIVKFSEIESALSAKESDLTKTLYLSHFELTGLLTVAKDLRKSVEVLEKELHCLRTKRDHTLCRIHDQRERFIALCLEFQKDIENGNDNELQALMSEKEFLENEIRLLEEKNNGLKNSMLAFVEGILEDLNSCNSALQVEIRRGNQENEKLLKDIDNMKTSLLSSFSYCD from the exons atggaGGATTCCGGTGCGATCCTCTGCCAAATCTCAACCTACAAGGACATGCTCGACCAG GTGAACGAAGAAATCGAAGCGAATATTCAGATAACGCGGGAGATCGAGTCGGAGATCGTCAAATTCTCCGAAATCGAAAGCGCTCTGTCCGCTAAAGAATCCGACCTCACCAAGACGCTCTACCTTTCGCACTTTGAGCTCACCGGACTACTCACCGTCGCCA AGGATTTGAGGAAATCGGTTGAGGTTTTGGAGAAGGAATTGCATTGTCTTAGAACGAAGCGCGATCATACTCTTTGTAGAATCCATGACCAGCG GGAAAGGTTTATCGCATTGTGCTTAGAGTTCCAGAAGGACATTGAGAATGGTAACGATAACGAATTACAAGCTCTTATGTCGGAAAAAGAGTTCCTCGAAAATGAAATTCGCTTATTGGAAGAGAAGAACAATGGTCTGAAGAACTCAATGCTGGCATTTGTTGAAGGAATTCTCGAAGATCTTAATAGTTGCAACTCCG CTTTACAAGTTGAGATACGGAGGGGGAACCAGGAGAACGAGAAGTTGCTGAAGGATATCGATAATATGAAAACTTCATTGCTTTCGAGTTTCAGCTACTGCGATTGA